The Rhodobacter sp. 24-YEA-8 DNA segment TCTCGAATGTCGCCGATACGCTGGATCTGCCGGGCGTGGTGGTGAACCAGGTGCTGCAGGCCCGAATCGGCGAGGCAACGACAAATACACTGCGCTTTGCCGTGAACGCGACCGCCGGGATCGGCGGGCTGTTCGACGTGGCCTCGGTACTGGGGATGCCGAAAACCGATGCCGATTTCGGCCAGACGCTCGCCGTCTGGGGTGTCGGCGAAGGGCCCTATGTCGAATTGCCCATCGAAGGGCCGTCCACCGCGCGCGACACGGTCGGGATCGTGGTCGATTTCGCGATGAACCCGCTGAACAATGTGTTCGACGGCGATGATGCCGATGCGACTCTCGCCATTGAAGGGCTTTCACGCCTAAATGATCGCTACCGCTATTCCGATACGGTGGATTCGATCCTATATGACAGCGCTGACAGCTATGCCCAGCTCCGGCTTCTCTATCTGCAGAACCGGCGCCATGAGATTGCGAAGGCAAAGGGCGCAGCGGATGGGGATGATGGCGACTTCATCGACCCCTATGAAGACGATTTCATTGATCCCTATGCGGATTGACGTTGCGAGGACTGACATGTCTGTTCATCTGGTTTCCGGCCTTTCGCGCCGCCACTTTCTGGGCACCGGGCTTGCGGCAGCTGCCGCGCTTGGTGCCATGCCTGCCTTCGCGCTTTCCGATGCCGAGGCCAAGGCCCTGATCGACAAGGCCGTCGCCGATATCAACGGGATCATCAACTCGGGCCGCTCCGAGGCCCAGATGTATCCGGCCTTTGAAAAGCTCTTCGTGAATTACGCCGATGTGCCGCAGATCGCACGGTCTGCCCTTGGACCGGCGGCGAAATCGGCGTCAAAGGCCCAGATGCAGGCCTTCACCCAGGCCTTCCAGGGCTATATCAGCCGCAAATACGGTCGCCGCTTCCGCGAGTTCATCGGGGGCCGCATTGAGGTCACCGGCGCGCGCCCGGTGAAAAGCTATTTCGAAGTGATCTCAACCGCCTATCTGAAGGGCTCCAGCCCTTTCGAAGTGCGCTGGCATGTGTCGAACAAAAGCGGGCGGGATCTGTTTTTCAACATCATCATCGAAGGCGTGAACATGCTCGCCTCGGAACGCACCGAAATCGGCGCGATGCTCGACCGGCGCAGGGGCGATATTGATGCGCTGATCCAGGATCTGCAAAAGGCCTGAAGCCTCCGGCGCTCACCGGGATCAACACGCAAAAGCCCGCCGGAATTTCCGACGGGCTTTTTCTTTCGCGTGTGGCGGGGCCCGAAGGCCGCCGCCCGTGATCAGTAGTGATAGGCGCGCTCGCCATGCGAAGAGAGGTCGAGGCCTTCGCGCTCGGCGTCTTCCCTGACCCGCAGGCCGCCGGTCAGAACGCCGACCACCTTGTAGATGATGAAGGACAACACCGCGCAGTAGACAATGGTGATACCGACAGCCGCGATCTGGTAATAGACCTGCTCTGCCATGCCGCGACCTTCCGGATAGCCCTGGCCGCCCAGCGACGGTGCCGCGAAGATGCCTGCGCCAACCGCGCCGACGATGCCGCCGATCCCGTGGATGCCGAAGACGTCGAGGCTGTCATCATAGCCCAGCTTCACCTTCACGACGGCGACGAAGTAATAGGCCGCTGCCGAAGCGATGGCGCCGAGGAAGATCGCGCCGATCGGGCCGACTGCGCCGGCTGCCGGGGTGATGGCCACGAGACCAGCGATCATGCCCGAGACACCACCCAGCATCGAGGCCTTGCCGCGCAGCAGCGCCTCAACCAGCACCCAGCCGAGAATGCCGCCGGCGGTTGCGGTGAAGGTGTTGATCATCGCAAGGCCTGCCAGCGTGCCGGCCCCCAGAGCCGAGCCCACATTGAACCCGAACCAGCCCACAAAGAGGATCGAGGCGCCGACCATGGTCAGGGTCAGCGAATGCGGCTGCATGTTCTCTTTGCCGTAGCCGAGGCGCTTGCCGACGCAGATCGCGC contains these protein-coding regions:
- a CDS encoding VacJ family lipoprotein: MTVTSQTEIVSFRPFLLVLGLSVLAACAQTPHTDGIYDPIEPMNRGVHAVNKGLDTVIVRPVSKAYGTVVPGPLRQGVSNVADTLDLPGVVVNQVLQARIGEATTNTLRFAVNATAGIGGLFDVASVLGMPKTDADFGQTLAVWGVGEGPYVELPIEGPSTARDTVGIVVDFAMNPLNNVFDGDDADATLAIEGLSRLNDRYRYSDTVDSILYDSADSYAQLRLLYLQNRRHEIAKAKGAADGDDGDFIDPYEDDFIDPYAD
- a CDS encoding ammonium transporter, coding for MNKLVKYSGLAAAMSLLAGLPALAQEATEAVVEVAEAAPALDTGDTAWMMVSTAIVLFMIFPGIALFYGGLVRSKNMLSVLMQTTTIAALMMVAYVVYGYSFAFGGAEGPYFGGFGKLFLAGVGPESLSGTIPEYVFIAFQMTFASITPVLIIGAFAERIKFSAALLFSLIWVTVVYYPVAHMAWDANGLFFGWEVFDFAGGTVVHINAGIAALVGAICVGKRLGYGKENMQPHSLTLTMVGASILFVGWFGFNVGSALGAGTLAGLAMINTFTATAGGILGWVLVEALLRGKASMLGGVSGMIAGLVAITPAAGAVGPIGAIFLGAIASAAAYYFVAVVKVKLGYDDSLDVFGIHGIGGIVGAVGAGIFAAPSLGGQGYPEGRGMAEQVYYQIAAVGITIVYCAVLSFIIYKVVGVLTGGLRVREDAEREGLDLSSHGERAYHY
- a CDS encoding phospholipid-binding protein MlaC; translated protein: MSVHLVSGLSRRHFLGTGLAAAAALGAMPAFALSDAEAKALIDKAVADINGIINSGRSEAQMYPAFEKLFVNYADVPQIARSALGPAAKSASKAQMQAFTQAFQGYISRKYGRRFREFIGGRIEVTGARPVKSYFEVISTAYLKGSSPFEVRWHVSNKSGRDLFFNIIIEGVNMLASERTEIGAMLDRRRGDIDALIQDLQKA